GATCACCCCGGCCAGCTGGCCCTGGGCCCGGCGCAGGCGGTTGAGCACCGCGCCCACTGCTTCCTCGTCCACCTGCACGGGTTCTCCTTCGAGCTGCGACGGCCGGGCAACGAATACCCGTCGGGGTATCAACGATACCCTGGTGGGTATAACCGACGGCCTCTCGCCCTCCATTCCCGCAGTGGCTCGCCGGAATACCCGAGGGGGTATATGGTCGTTGGTGGGAGACATACCCCCACCGGTATCCGCGATCCTGAGGAGAGGCGCATGTACTTCGTGGAGACGCTGGCCCTGACCGGGCTGGGCAACCGCAGCTACCTGGCCGGCGGAGAGGACTCCGCGGTCGTGATCGACCCGCCGCGAGACGTCGACCAGGTTCTCGCGGCCGCGGCCCGCCGCGGGGTCCGCATCACCCACGTCGCCGAGACCCACCTCCACAACGACTACGTCACCGGCGGCCTCGAACTGGCCCGGCTGACCGGGGCGGCCTACCTGGTCCCGGCCGGCGCCCAGGTCGGCTTCGACCGGGTGCCGGTCGCCGACGGGGACACCGCCGAGGTGGAGGCGGAGCTGATGCTGCGCGCGGTCGCCACCCCCGGCCACACCCCCCACCACACCTCGTACGTGCTGCTCGACGGCGGGGAGCCGGTGGCCGCCTTCACCGGCGGCTCGCTGCTGATCGGCACCGTCGGCCGGCCCGACCTGGTCGAGCCCCGGCTCACCGAGCAGCTCGCCCGCGCCCAGCACGCCTCCGCCCACCGGCTCGCCGAGCTCCCCGACGAGGTCACGGTGCTGCCCACCCACGGGTTCGGCAGCTTCTGCTCCTCCGCCCAGGCCGCGGGCGAGTCCAGCACCATCGGCGCCGAGAAGACGCGGAACGCGGCCCTTCTGAAGGACGTGGACGCGTTCGTCGCCGACCTGCTGGCCGGCCTGGACGACGTGCCCGCGTACTACACCCACATGGGCCCGGCCAACGCCGCCGGCCCGGCCCCGGTCGACCTCACCGCGCCGAAGCGGGCCGACGCCGCCGGGATCGCCGAGCGGCTGGCCGCCGGCGAGTGGGTGGTGGACCTGCGCAACCGGGTCGCCTTCGCCGAGGGCCACCTGGCCGGCAGCTACAACTTCGAGCTGGACGGGCAGTTGGCCACCTACCTGGCCTGGCTGATCCCGTGGGGCAAGCCGGTGACGCTGCTGGCCGAGACCCCCGAGCGGATCGCCGCCGCCCAGCGCGAACTGGCCCGGGTCGGCATCGACCGGCCCGCCGCGGCCGCCACCGGCGAGCCGCGGGACTGGGCCCGGGACGAGTCCGAGCTCGGCTCCTTCCGCCGCTCCGACTTCGCCGGCCTCGCCGAGGCCCGCGAGCGCGGCGAGGAGCCGCCGGTGGTCCTGGACGTCCGCCGGGACTCCGAGCGGGCCGCGGCCTCCATCCCCGGCTCGGCGCACATCCCCCTCCACGAACTCCGCGACCGGCTCGGCGAGGTACCGGCCGGGACGGTGTGGGTGCACTGCGCCGGCGGGATGCGGGCCGGCATCGCCGCCTCGCTGCTGGACGCGGTCGGCCGCGCTGTGGTCGCGGTCGACGACTCCTTCGACACCGCGATTCAGCTCGGCCTGGTCACCCCGACCGCCGGCTGAACCCCTCGGGCGAGCACGCCCCCACCACCGCCCCCAGGAGGATCCCCCATGCCGAACTTCGCCTGTCACCAGGGCCCGGAGCAGATCAGCGCGGCCGACGCGGACCGGCGCGTCCGCTCCGGCGAGGCCGTGCTGCTGGACGTCCGCGAGGCCGACGAGTACGCCGCGGGCCACGCCCCCGCCGCCGCCTGGCAGCCGCTGGTCGTGGTGGCCGCCGGGGCCGACCTGCCCGGGCCGGCCGCGGACGGCCGCCCGGTGCTGGTCGTCTGCCGCTCCGGCAACCGCTCGCAGCGGGCCGCCGAGGTGCTGGCCGCCCGCGGGGTGGCGGCGCTCAACGTCTCCGGCGGGATGCGCGCCTGGGCCGCCGCCGGCCTCCCGGTGGTCGACAACGCCGGAGGGGACGGGCAGGTCATATGACCACGATCGTCCTCGCACTGATCGCCGGCGCCGTGGTGGGCCTGGCCCTCGGCGGACTCGGCGGCGGCGGAAGCATGCTCACCGTCCCCGCGCTGATCTACCTGCTGGGCTTCAGTGCCAAGCAGGCCACCACCGCCAGCCTGATCATCGTCACCATCACCTCCCTCACCGGACTCCTCGCCCATGCCCGGGCCGGACGGGTGCGGTGGCGCACCGCGCTGCCGTTCACCCTGGCCGGGCTGCCGTTCGCGGCGCTGGCCGGACTGGCCTCCTCGGCGGTGCCGGGAGCGGTGCTGACCGCGGCCTTCGCCCTGCTGGCCGGCTTCGCGGCCTGGCGGATGATCGCCCGGCGGCGCGGCCCCGCGGGCCCGGGGGCTCCGGCCGGAATCGGCAGGACCGCCGCGAGCGGCGCCGGACTCGGCCTGGTCACCGGCTTCCTGGGGGTCGGCGGCGGCTTCCTGGCGGTCCCCGCCCTGGTCTCCGTGCTGGCCCTGCCGATGACCGAGGCGATCGGCACCAGTCTGCTGGTCATCACCGCCAACAGCACCGCCGCGCTGATCCCCCGGCTGGGCAGTGCCGCGAGCATCGACTGGGCCGTCGTCGGGCCGTTCACCGCCGCGGCGGTGCTCGGCGCCTGGGACGGCAAGCGCCTCGCCGACAAGCTCTCCGGGGTCGCCCTGCAGCGGATCTTCGCCGTCGCGCTGCTGGTGGTCGCGGCCCTGATGCTGGTCAGCGTCCTCGCCTGAGGACGCCCGGCCGGCACCCTCTCCACCCCTTCGAAAGGAACACCTCTTCCATGCCCACGCCCAACACCGCCACCGCTGTCTCCTCCGCCCTGACCGCGGATCAACTCCGGTCCCGCCTCGAGCAGCTGACGGTCATCGACGTGCGCTCCCCGGGCGAGTACGCCTCCGGCCATGTGCCCGGGGCGCACAACATCCCGCTGGACCGGCTCAAGCAGGCACTGCCCGCGCTGCGGGACGCCGCAGGACGCGGTGAGCTCGCCGTCGTCTGCGCCTCCGGCTCCCGCTCCCAGACGGCCTGCAAGCAGCTGGCCGAGGCCGGCATCC
This DNA window, taken from Phaeacidiphilus oryzae TH49, encodes the following:
- a CDS encoding MBL fold metallo-hydrolase, with the translated sequence MYFVETLALTGLGNRSYLAGGEDSAVVIDPPRDVDQVLAAAARRGVRITHVAETHLHNDYVTGGLELARLTGAAYLVPAGAQVGFDRVPVADGDTAEVEAELMLRAVATPGHTPHHTSYVLLDGGEPVAAFTGGSLLIGTVGRPDLVEPRLTEQLARAQHASAHRLAELPDEVTVLPTHGFGSFCSSAQAAGESSTIGAEKTRNAALLKDVDAFVADLLAGLDDVPAYYTHMGPANAAGPAPVDLTAPKRADAAGIAERLAAGEWVVDLRNRVAFAEGHLAGSYNFELDGQLATYLAWLIPWGKPVTLLAETPERIAAAQRELARVGIDRPAAAATGEPRDWARDESELGSFRRSDFAGLAEARERGEEPPVVLDVRRDSERAAASIPGSAHIPLHELRDRLGEVPAGTVWVHCAGGMRAGIAASLLDAVGRAVVAVDDSFDTAIQLGLVTPTAG
- a CDS encoding rhodanese-like domain-containing protein, with translation MPNFACHQGPEQISAADADRRVRSGEAVLLDVREADEYAAGHAPAAAWQPLVVVAAGADLPGPAADGRPVLVVCRSGNRSQRAAEVLAARGVAALNVSGGMRAWAAAGLPVVDNAGGDGQVI
- a CDS encoding sulfite exporter TauE/SafE family protein produces the protein MTTIVLALIAGAVVGLALGGLGGGGSMLTVPALIYLLGFSAKQATTASLIIVTITSLTGLLAHARAGRVRWRTALPFTLAGLPFAALAGLASSAVPGAVLTAAFALLAGFAAWRMIARRRGPAGPGAPAGIGRTAASGAGLGLVTGFLGVGGGFLAVPALVSVLALPMTEAIGTSLLVITANSTAALIPRLGSAASIDWAVVGPFTAAAVLGAWDGKRLADKLSGVALQRIFAVALLVVAALMLVSVLA